Proteins co-encoded in one Dendropsophus ebraccatus isolate aDenEbr1 chromosome 9, aDenEbr1.pat, whole genome shotgun sequence genomic window:
- the LOC138801866 gene encoding phosphatidylinositol transfer protein alpha isoform-like: MYLTAIGTHKAKAHGLDADTWKEVEVIPIDIADRSEISEDDYKPEEDPAIYRSEKTGRGPLNKDWMKEVQNNPSCPHMCAYKLVTVKFRWWGLQGRMEKFIHKQEKRLFTNFHRQLFCSLDRWVDLNMDDIRRMEDETQRELDEMRQKGTVRGMTAKDE; this comes from the exons GCTCACGGACTGGATGCGGACACCTGGAAGGAGGTGGAGGTTATACCCATCGATATCGCAGACCGCTCTGAGATCTCAGAAGAC GACTATAAACCAGAAGAAGATCCTGCAATCTACAGGTCGGAGAAGACGGGGAGAGGACCCTTAAATAAGGACTGGATG AAAGAAGTACAGAACAACCCCTCGTGCCCTCACATGTGTGCCTACAAGCTGGTCACAGTCAAGTTCCGGTGGTGGGGTCTGCAGGGCAGAATGGAGAAATTTATCCACAAG CAAGAAAAACGCCTCTTCACAAACTTTCACCGCCAGCTCTTCTGCTCACTGGACCGGTGGGTGGACCTGAACATGGACGACATCCGCCGAATGGAAGACGAGACACAGAGAGAACTGGATGAG ATGAGGCAGAAAGGAACAGTCCGAGGAATGACGGCCAAAGATGAATAA